Proteins found in one Kwoniella bestiolae CBS 10118 chromosome 1, complete sequence genomic segment:
- a CDS encoding hydroxyisourate hydrolase, protein MSKSPITCHVLDASVGKPAAGVKVSLDVLSFSGLTGDETAIEVPKTLATGETNTDGRCSDLLESGTKLSPGIYKMTFYSGDYFKSNDVETFYPLVEITFSYTNPDQHYHIPLLISPFSYTTYRGS, encoded by the exons atGTCGAAATCACCCATAACATGCCACG TATTGGACGCCTCAGTGGGCAAGCCTGCAGCAGGTGTCAAAGTCTCCCTTGACGTCCTTAGTTTCTCGGGGTTGACGGGAGATGAGACTGCTATAGAAGTCCCAAAGACCCTTGCCACTGG GGAGACAAATACCGATGGACGATGCTCTGACTTGTTGGAAAGTGGTACGAAACTCTCACCAGGTATATACAAGATGACTTTCTATAGTGGGGATTACTTTAAGTCGAATGATGTCGAGACCTTTTACCCATTGGTAGAG ATCACATTCTCGTACACCAACCCAGACCAACATTATCACATCCCATTGCTCATCAGTCCATTCTCATACACCACTTATCGGGGAAGTTAG